The DNA region CTGCGTCTTCAGGCATCCGAAGTATCCCTGCTTACGGAAGGAGACATAAAAAGCCTCGTGGCAACTCCCCGCGTTTCGTCGTCCTCGCGTCCTGCACCCGGAAAACCTAAACGGAAGACGGTGAAAGACCGGAGTATGGACTTCCAGCTCTCCGCGGAGCAGAAGCAGATTCGCGACATGGTCGCGGAGTTCGTCGACGAGGAGATTCGGCCCGTCGCCGCCGACATCGACGAGAGCGACGAGTTCCCCGCCGACCTCGTCTCCGAGATGGCCGAACTCGGGTTGATGGGGATGCCGTTCCCCGAGGAGTACGGCGGTGCGGGTCTCGATTACCACTCCTACGCCATCGGCCTCGAAGAGATCTCGCGCGGCAGCGGCGGCCTGGGAACCGTCGTCGCCGCCCACACCAGCCTCGCGGGCAACATGGTGTACGCCTTCGGCGACGAGGACCAGAAGCAGGAGTACCTCACGCCGCTGAACACCGGCGAGGACATCGGCGCGTTCGCGCTCTCGGAGGCGGGCGCGGGCAGCGACGTCCCCTCGATGACGACGACGGCCGAAAAGGACGGCGACGAGTACGTCGTCGACGGCGGCAAACTGTGGATCTCGAACGGCTCGGTCGCCGACACGGTCACCCTCTTCGCGAAGACCGACCCCGACGCCGGAAACAAGGGTATTAGCTCCTTCATCGTCCGCCCCGAGGAGGACGACGGTTTCGTCGTCGAAGGCACCGAGCACAAACTCGGCGACAAGGGCTGTCCGACCGCCGAACTCCGCTTCGACGGGATGCGCATCCCCGAGGACCGCCTGCTCGGCGAGGAGGGCGACGGCTTCGTTCACGCGCTGAAGACGCTCAACGGCGGGCGCATCACCATCGCCGCGCGCTCCGTCGGCATCGCCCGCGCCGCACTGGACGACGCGCTCCAGTACTCGCAGGAGCGCGAGCAGTTCGACCAGCCCATCTCCGGCTTCCAGTCCATCCAGCACAAACTGGCCGACATGGACACGAAGGTGCAGGCCGCCAAGCTCCTCATGCACCGAGCGGCGGACAAGAAGATTCGCGGCGAGGACTTCATCAAGGAGGCCGCGCAGGCGAAACTGTACGCCAGCGAGATCAGCCGCGAGGTGGCAAACGAGGGAATCCAGATTCACGGCGGCTACGGCTACACGACGGATTTCGCCGTTGAGCGCTACTACCGGGACGCGAAACTCAACGAGATTTACGAGGGCACGAGCGAGATTCTGCGCAACACCATCGCCGCGCAGTTGCTCGACTGACGTTCGACGTCCGAGACACTCGTTTCTCCTTCTCTTACCGTCGTCCGTGACGCTACCTGTCGGTTGACTTTCTACCAATTAGCTGATAATATTTTTCGCAACCCGTTCTGAAACCACCCTGAAGAGCCCGACACCGACCCGTGCGACCGAACACGCGGCGAGGGGGACGTGGAGCCGACAATGGATGTAGAAACCAGACCAACTGACACCGGAGACGGCCGAGCGAGGACGCACAGCTACGCGGTCGACCGCGGACACGGCCGTGTCGATGACTTCGTCGTGCGCTACAACTGGGCTGGTCCGCCGTGAACGTCGTCGCAGACCGACTCGTCCTCCAGCTCGGGTTCAACGCCCAACTGCTGTTGACAGTTTTGATGGGGCTGTTCCTCGTCGGCGTCGCGCTCTGGTTGACGCGCGTCGGGAGTTGGCGACAGACGACGCCGCTCGGTGTCGGAAGCGGAGAGACTGCGGAGCGACGCGAACGCGTCCACGCGGAGAAGCCGGGCGGACTCCTCCGGTGGCTGACAACCGTCGACCACAAGGACATCGGTATCCTCTACGGCGTCTTCTCGACAGTAGCGCTGTTCTGGGCTGGGACAGCTATCATGCTGATGCGCGCGGAGCTGTTCACGCCCGAGACCGTGCTCCTCGAACCGGCGCTGTACAACGGGTTTTTGACGACGCACGGCATCACGATGCTGTTTCTGGTCGCGACGCCGGGTATCGCGGCCTTCGCGAACTACTTCATCCCGCTTCTCATCGAGGCCAACGACATGGCGTTCCCGCGCATCAACGCCATCGCCTTCTGGTTGTTGCCGCCCGCCGCGCTGCTCATCTGGAGCGGGGTGTTGCTCGTCCCCTTCGGATTCGACCCGGCGCAGACGGGGTGGACGCTGTACCCGCCGCTGTCGGTGACCGAGTCGGCAATCAGTATCAACCTCATCCTGCTCGGTCTGCACCTCTCGGGCGTCTCCACGACGATGGGGGCGATAAACTTCATCGTGACCATCATCGCCGAGCGCGGCGAGGGCGTGACGTGGGCGAACCTCGACATCATCTCGTGGACCGTCCTCACGCAGTCGGGGCTCATTCTCTTCGCCTTCCCGACGCTCGGGAGCGCGCTGCTCATGTTGCTCTTCGACCGGAACTTCGGCACGACGTTCTTCGCCGCGGGCGAGGGCGGCGGCCCCATCCTCTGGCAGCACCTGTTCTGGTTCTTCGGTCACCCCGAAGTGTACATCATCGTCCTGCCGCCGATGGGGATCATCAGCTACGTCCTCCCGCGCTTCGCGGGCCGGCGGCTGTTCGGCTTCAAGTTCGTCGTCTACTCGACGCTCGCCATCGGCGTGCTCTCGTTCGGCGTCTGGGCGCACCACATGTTCTCGACCGGGATGGACCCGCGTCTCCGCGCCTCGTTCATGTCCGTCTCGCTCGCTATCGCCATTCCGAGCGCCGTCAAGACGTTCAACTGGATGGCGACGATGTGGAACGGTAGTCTCCGACTGACGACGCCGATGCTGTTCTGTGTCGGGTTCGTCTCGAACTTCATCATCGGGGGCGTCACCGGCGTCTTTCTCGCCTCTATCCCCGTCGACCTCGTGCTGCACGACACCCACTACGTCGTCGGTCACTTCCACTACATCGTCGCGGGCGCGATTCTGTTCGCGCTCATGGCGCGAACGTACTACTGGTTCCCGCTCGTCACCGGGCGGATGTACCAACGCAAACTCGGCAAGTGGCACTTCTGGCTGTCGATGGTCGGCGTCAACGTGACGTTCCTGTCGCTCATTCTGCTCGGCTACGGCGGTATGCCGCGCCGCTACGCGACGTACCTGCCGCAGTTCGCCACGCTCAATCAGGTCGCGACGCTCGGCGCGTTCCTGCTCGGACTCGGTCAGGTCATCTGGCTCGTGAACATGATTCAGTCGCGGTACGAAGGACCCATCGTCGGCGACGACCCGTGGGACATCGAACCGCAGGGGCTCCTGTCGCGCGAGTGGGTCTGGCGACGCGAGCGACGCGGACCGATAACCGCCGACGGCGGCGACCCGGAAGGCAAGAATTCGACGCCTGTAGAGGGGACTGACATCGACCAACCGGAGGACTCGTAGACGAGTGACGAAAGACGACAGTTGCCTGAGACGGTGGTTACCAGAGCGGACGACCACGGAGTAAGGCACGCTCGACGAATAACGCCTCCGTCTCCTTCTCTCGGACGAGACACTCAGACCCGTCCGTCTGTTCGCTGCTGTGGAGTTTCTCATTATTTTCTGACAATTCTTTTCAGCGGTCGCAGCGGACCCTCAGTAAGGAAACCGACGGCCCGTCAGGCGGCCCCCCGCGCTCCGGACCACCGCGACAGTCCGTCGCTACCGGGAGCTCACCGATGCTACGAGACGATCACCCCCCGACGCCGACGCGTTCGACCCCACACACCGAGAGACGAACCGCGCGAGAGAGCGGCGACGTTCCCGCGGTGAGCGGCGGTGCGTCGGCGTGAGCCTCGAAGAGTCGGAGTCACAGGGGACGACGCCCGCCGTCGAACAGACGTCCGAGGAGGAACTCGCCGACCTGCTCGGCGACCTCGTCGTCGACCGCGACGATCACAAGAACGCCCCGGCGTTCGTCGTCCGCCCCGACACCGTCCGAGACGTCCTCTCGACACTAAAGGAGGAGGCCGGGTTCGACCACCTCTCCTGTCTCTCCGCGCAGGAGTACGACGACCGCTACGAGAGCATCTATCACCTGAAGAAGTACGCCGACCCGACCGACGAGGTGAGCGTCGTCGTGCCGACGCCGACGGAGCGGCCGGTGAGTCAGTCGGCCGAACCCGTGTTCCGGACCGCCGACTGGCACGAGCGAGAAGCGTACGACCTGGTGGGTATCGAGTACGAGGGCCACCCCGACCTCCGGCGCATCCTCCTCCCTGAGACGTGGCAAGGGCACCCCCTCTCGCTCGACTACGACCAGGACCGACCGCAGATCGTCACGCTCCGGGAGAACACGAATCCGCTTCAGGAGGACCGTCGAATCCCCGGCGAGGACGACCAGGACACCGACACGATGCTCCTGAACATCGGGCCGCACCACCCGGCGACCCACGGCGTGCTACACCTCAACTGCATCCTCGACGGCGAGCAGGTCGCCCACGTAGACCCCGACATCGGCTACCTCCATCGCTGCGAGGAGCAGATGTGCCAGCAGGGTACCTACCGCTACCAGATAATCCCGTACTCGGACCGCTGGGACTACACCGCGAACATCCCCAACGAGTGGGCCGTCGCGCGGGCTATCGAGGATCTGGCCGACCTCGACGTGCCCGAGTATGCGGACGTGCTCCGGACGATGTCGGTCGAACTCGGACGGATGCTCGGTCACTTCCTCGCCGTCGGCACGTTCGCGCTCGACGTGTACGGCGATTTTACTGCTATTTTCATGTACGCCGTCCGCGACCGCGAGAAGGTTCAGAACATCATGGAGGACCTGACGGGTCAGCGGATGATGTTCTACTACTTCCGCTTGGGTGGTGTGGTCTGGGACCTCCCCGAACCCCGCGAGGAGTTCTTCGAGAAAGTCAGAGATTTCCTCGAAGAGTTGCCGCCGACGCTCGAAGAGTACCACGACCTCATCACCGGCAACGAGATTCTGCAGTCGCGCACCGTCGGCACCGGCGTGTTGCCCCCCGAGGTCGCCAAGAGCTACGGCGTCACCGGTCCCGTCGCCCGCGCCTCGGGCATCGACTACGACCTGCGCCGCGACGACCCCTACGGCTACTACCCGGAACTCGACTGGAACGTCTGCGTCGAGGACGGCTGCGACAACTACTCGCGGTTGCTCGTCCGCCTCCGCGAGGTCGAGGAGTCGGCGAAGATCGTCGGTCAGTGCATCGACATCCTCGAAGACTGGCCCGAGGACGAGCGAGACATCCAGTCGAACGTGCCGCGGACGCTCCGCCCCGACGACGACACGGAGACGTACAAGGCAGTCGAAGCGGCCAAAGGCGAGATGGGTATCTACATCCGCGCCGACGGGACGGACTCGCCCGCGCGCTTCAAGATTCGGAGTCCGTGTTTCAACAACCTCCACTCGCTGCCGGAGATGTCGAACGGCGAGTACGTCCCCGACCTCATCGCGTCGCTCGGTAGTCTCGACATCGTGCTCGGGTCGGTGGACCGCTAACGAAGGAAACGGGACGTTCGACGCCGTTCAGTCGTCGGCGCGTGACATCACGCGGTCCAGCCCCTCGATGTCGAGCGACCCCGTGAGGGTGCGGTTCGGGAACGGGATGTTGATTCCCTCGGCGTCGAACCGCTGTTTCACGGCCGTCACGTACTCGCCGCGGGTCTTCACGAAGTCCGAGCGACTCGGTTGCGAAATCCAGATGCGCGACTTGAGGACGACCGCCGAGTCGCCGAGTTCCGTCAGGCGGACCGACGGCTCGGGGTCGGCGAGGATGTCGTCGCGCGTCTCGGCTTCTTCGAGGATGATAGTCGTCGCTTTCTCGATGTCGTCGCCGTAACCGATGCCGAACGGCACCTGCAGGCGGAGTTTCCCCTTCGCGACGGGGTTCTTGATGACGCCGTCGGTGAGGTGGGAGTTCGGCACCGTCAGCAGTTCGTTGTCGAACGTCCGGACGCGGGTGACGCGGAAGCTGATGTCCTCGACGATGCCGGAGTTACCCTCCCACTCGATCCAGTCGCCGATGCGGAACGGTTTGTCGGTGAAGATGAACACGCCCGCGACGAAGTTGGCGATGACGTCCTGCATCGCGAAACCGATAGCGAGCGTCGCCGCCGCACCGATGGTCGCCAGCGCGGTGAGAATGTTCCCGAACCCGGCGGCGGCGAAGGCGACGCCGACGGCGACGAAGACGATAACGACGCCGAGCAGTTTGCGGAGCGGCTTCTGGGCGTGCGCCTCCAGCCCTCGGTTGTCGAGCAGGCGACCGGCTACCGGCAGGACGAGGAGTCGTCCCGCGAGGTACACCGCGACGAAGACGACCAGAAACGTGACCGCCGAGTCGACGGTGTTGGCGTACGTGAGGGTGTCCTGTCCCAGATCGAACGCGTTGGTCAGAAACCGAGCGATGGGTCCCCGTGGGTCGACGCCGCCGGTCTGCGCCTGCAGCAGCAGTCCCATTAGTGGTACACCGCTGTGTTCCCGCGCGTCTCGACGAGTTCCGCGTTCACCGACTCGGCGAGTTCGCCGGCGAGTTCCTCGGTCGAGGTGCCGCCGCGGGCCGCGCGCAGGAACTTCACCTTCACCAGTTTTCGGTCCTCCAGTTGGTCGCGCAGTTCCTCGGTCACCGCTTCGATGCCGCTCTTGCCGACCCAGACGGTCACGTCGAGGTCGTGGGCCTGTTTGCGTAACTCGTTGTCTACCATCTGTCCCGTCGTAGCGACGCGGGAGGTTTGAAGCTTTAGTTACCGACCGGCGTCATCGACCAGTAGCGTCGGTTGACGAGAAACGCGGAGAGCGAACGCTCAGTCGCGGTACGGGTAGCGGTCGATGTGTCCGCAGTCGCAGCGAATCACGACGTGGCCCGGTTGCAGGCGGACGCGGGCGTTGACGCCCGGAACGAGGTAGACATCGCAGGCGTCACAGGAGAAGCGTTTGAACTCGCGGGGGAGGCCGCAGCGGTGCCGCTCGTCGAGACGGCGGGCGAGGCGGACGTACTCGCGGGAGCGGTCGAACTTGCGCTCCTTAGTCGCCTCGCGGGCGAGTTCGTGGAGTCGGGCGATGCGCTCCTCGGCGATTGTCGGCATCCGTGCTGTACTGGGTCGGGGTTTTCTGATAGGTGTTCCGAAGCGTTTGTGGAGTGGTGGAGTTGCGGGAGAATGGTCTACTTCGCTACTGTCAAGTTCTGGTTCGGAGATGAGCAGCGGGAACAGCCGTAGACACCTCGAAATCCCACCCACGGTTGGCGGACGAACCACCGTCGGGTGGGATTGAAAGGGGCGAGCCGCTGGACGAAGGCGGACGAAGCAAGCACGTGAGGGAGCGTCAGCGACCGAACGCGCGCAGCGAGTTCCCCCGAGTCCAGCGGCTCGGGGCTTTCGAGGTGTTCTCAAGTGCGAAGCAGGACGACGCTCTTCCCCTTCCCTTTCCCTGAACGATGAAAAGCCGCCACACTAAAAGTCGCCTCCTGTGAACAAACAGAGCAGTGCGCGTCCTCAACTACCTCGAACTCGCCTCGCAACTCCATCGAAGCGGTATCGGGACCTCGACGGACCACCAGCGGGCAGCTCTCGAAGAGACCGACGTGGAGGTGGTCACTTCGCCGTGGCGCGGCGGGTCGCCGACTCGCATCCCGTTGAGCGCGCTCCGCGGCCGCAACCCCGTCGTCGAGTTCGACGTCGCCCACTGCAACCTCATCGGGCCGGGGAGCCTCGCCGTCGCCCGCCACGCCAAGCACTACGGCAAGCCGCTCGTCCTCCACAGCCACGTCACGAGCGAGGACTTCGCCGAGAGTTTCCGGGGGTCGACCCTCGCCGCGAAACCCCTTCGACGATATCTCCGGTGGTTCTACTCGCAGGCGGACCTCGTGCTCTGTCCCAGCGAATATACGAAAGGTCTCCTCGAATCGTACCCCGTCGACGCGCCCATCCGACCGATATCGAACGGCGTCGACGTCGAATCGCTCGACGGGTTCGAGACGTTCCGCGAGGAGTACCGCGAGCGGTTCGGCCTCGACGGACTCGTCGTCTTCACCGTCGGCAACGTCTTCGAGCGCAAGGGGTTGACGACGTTCTGCGAGCTCGCCGAGGAGACGGAGTACGAGTTCGCGTGGTTCGGCCCGTACGACGAGGGACCGCAGGCGTCGAAGGCGGTGCGGTACTGGACCGAAAATCCCCCTGAAAACGTCACCTTCACCGGCTGGGTCGACGACAAGCGCGGCGCGTTCGGCGCGGGCGACATCTACCTCTTCCCGACGAAAAACGAGAATCAGGGCATCGCCGTCCTCGAAGCGATGGCCTGCGGGAAAGCGGTCGTCCTCCGCGACATACCGGTGTTCGAGGAGTTCTACACCCACGGCCACGACTGTCTGAAGTGTTCGACACGCGCGGAGTTCCGCCGCGCGCTCGACCTGTTGGCGCGCGACCCCGACCTCCGGGCGCGACTCGGCGAGAACGCGAGAGAGACGGCCGCCGAACACAGTCTGAAGCGCGTCGGCGAGGAACTCGTCGACGCCTACGAGGACGTGTTGGCCCGGCGAGTGTAGTCGTCGCCGGAGTCTCGGTATGAGAGCGAGAACGCCGACCGAGATCGAGAGTCACACGGCCGTGTTGAGTCGGTTGCTGTCTGGTAGAATCTGTGTGCTGAGTACAGAGGATCTATTCAGCATGGAACCGGGCCTCTTTCGGGGTGACCCTCGCTGAATTATCTGTAACGTACATATGCTACCCCAAGCTGGTTGCGGACTACGCGGGAGTACTCGGTACGCTGACCGAGACGGGGGTCCCATTGATCGAAGCGAGAGGGACGGACACGGAGTGGACGTTCGAAGGCCGTGGTGACGAACGAAGCGATATTGCCGAGTTCCAACGCTGTTGTCGTGAACGGGGCATTCCGATCACGCTCACGGCGCTCCACGCCCTGACGTCGGTCGAGACTGCGACCGAGGCGGCACTCACCGACGAGCAACTGGAAGCGTTGGTTCTCGCGTACGAACGCGGGTACTTCAACTCGCCACGCGAGGTGAAAATGAAAGAACTCTGCAGTAAACTCGGCATCTCCCAGCAGGCAGTTGCCTCTTGGCTCCGGCGAGGGACGCGTAGAATCCTCGGCAATACCCTGACTGCGCTGGAGGCCTGAACCCGGGGCTATATAAGATGGCTGTATATACAAAAGTAATTCTCACTTGGCGCAGTCCCTTGAGAGTTGAGTATACCGGTGTTCCCGAAAATCAACTCTCTGAACATGAACCAAGGAAAAGACGCTCTCCTGTCCGCACTCGCCAATCATCGCTGTCGCTCCGTCATCACATACTTCAGAAACGCGTCCGAAGACCACGTCACAGTTGGTGACGTTGCGGCTGCGCTCGCCCGACGTGACCACACAGACGAGACGCAGATTGCGACTCGACTCCACCACGTTGCACTCCCCAAACTAGACACCGTTGGACTCGTCGACTACGACGCGCGAACCAAAACGGTCCGGTATCACGGTGATTCGCAACTTGAACACGTAGAGGAGTCGCTCTCCGAGTTCGATTCCGGAATGTCGCCGAGGAGCGAGTAGCACGTGAAACAAGACAGGCCCGAACAAACAACCACGGTGCGGGAATCGTACACCCCCCATCAAGACCGCTCGTTAACCGAAGCGGTGCTCGATGCCATCGAGGAGTGTAAGGGTGAAGACCTCCTGCGGACGGATTTCGTCCTCTACGAGGATATTAATCCCGACGCCCTCGAATCTCTCTTTCGCCACGACGCACAGCCGCGAACGACCGTGACGTTCGATACCGATGGTGTCAAGGTCGAACTCTGGGGAGATGACGGAGTGAAGATACGCGTCACGGACCGATCAGACGAGTGATCGGCCGAGACTGGAGCAGAACACGCTCTGGATACTAGTATTGGGAAGACGACTACTGGCGTGATGCGTTCTTAACCTAAACCAATCGGTCCAACCATGTTTTCCCGCTTAGTTACGCTGCTGAGTACGCGCCTTCCATTCAGCACGACCGCCGCAACCGATCTCTATTTGAGGGTTTCCGACAGGGACGGTTCGAGGCGGAAGCTCACAGCTCGAGCCGTAGCCGAGATGGCAACGACTTAACCCCGAGTCTTCGAATCCCGTGACAATGCACTCGGTCGTCGCGTTCACCGACACCTACCTGCCCACGGTCAACGGCGTCACCTACACCGTCGAGTCGTGGCGGGACCGCTGGCGGGCCCGCGGCGGGCGGATGGACGTGGTCTACCCCAATGCCGGCGGCTACGAGCCGAGAGACGGTGAGTATCCCATCCGGAGCCTCCCGTTTCCGTTCTACGAGGGGTTTCGGTTCGGCCTCCCGCGCATCCCCCGTGCGGTGCGGAACGTCGACATCGTCCACGCGCATACGCCGTTCGCGCTCGGGCTCGGCGGTCTCCGTCTCGCGCGCCGAGAGGAGGTGCCGTTCGTCGCCTCATACCACACGCCGAGCAGCGAGTACGCCTCGTATCTCACCTCGCGAGACCGTCTCGAAGACGGCATCGAACGCCTCTCGGAGTCGTACGAGCGGTGGTTTCTCGGCCAGACGGCGGCCGTCGTCGTCCCGAGCGAGGCGACCAAACGCGACCTGCGGAGCCGGGTCGGCGACGACGTGGCGTTTCGCGTCATTCCCAACGGCGTCGACATCGATCGGTTCCGCCCCGTCGACGCGACGGCGTTCCGCGAGCGCCACGATCTCACGGATGCGGACACGCTCGTCGGATACACGGGCCGGCACGGCTACGAGAAGTGTCTCGGCGACATCGTCGACGCCGTCGCCGGACTCGACGCGACCGTCGTCTTCGGCGGCGACGGCCCCGCGCGCGATCACATCGAAGCCAGAGCCCGAACGCGCGGCGTCGACGCCCGATTTCTGGGCTTTCTCGACCGCGACGAACTCCCGGCGTTCTACAGTTCGCTCGACGCGTTCCTCTTTCCGAGTCCGGTCGAGACGCAGGGGCTCGTGGCGCTCGAAGCCAACGCCTGCGGGACGCCGGTCGTCGGCGTCGACTGCGGCGCGCTCTCGGATACGATCGAGGAGGGCGTCACCGGGTACCACTACGACCTCGGCGACATCGAGGGCTTCCGGACGGCCATCGGGCGGACGCTCGACGAGGTGGAGACGCTCGAACGTCGCTGTACCGACCGGCGCGAGGCGATGAGTGTCGAACACGCCGTCGACCGTCTCGCCGAGGTGTACGATGCCGTTACTGGGACCGGATGACGGCGAACTTCCTGGACGGTTTTCGGCGGTTGGTGGGAGAGCGTTAAGCGCCTCACTCACCTACCGTTGGTATGCGGAAGCACACAACAAATCGTCGCGGCGTCGCACCCGATACCACGGTCGAGGTGCGTCGATGAGCCGCGTCGCACTCGTCACGGGCGCGAGTCGCGGACTTGGGTCGGTTCTCGCCTCGTTTCTCGCTGCCGACGGCTACGACCTCGTGTTGACCGCGCGTGACCCCGACCCGCTGAACGTCGTCGCCACGTCGCTGGCGGATCTCGACGTGGACGTGACGCCGCTCCCGGGCGACGTCGTCGACGCCGACCACCGCCGGAGCCTTCGGGAAGCGGCCGAGGATCTCGGTGGTCTCTCGCTTCTCGTCAACAACGCCTCCGCGCTTGGACCGTCGCCGCTTCCGCCGCTCGCGGAGCTCTCGACCGCCGAGTTCGAGCGCGTGCTCTCGGTCAACACCGTCGCGCCGCTGGCGCTGATTCGGGAGACACTCCCGCTGCTTCGCGAGTCCGGGGGGCTGGTCGTCAACGTGTCGAGCGACGCAGCCGTCGGCGGCTACCCGCGGTGGGGCGGCTACGGCGCGAGCAAGGCGGCGCTCGACCTCCTGACGAAGACGCTCGCGGCCGAGGAACCGGACGTAGGATTCGTCAGCGTCGACCCCGGCGACATGCGGACGGCGATGCACCGACGGGCGTTCCCCGACGAAGACATCTCCGACAGACCGCTCCCGGAGGTGACCCTACCCTTCTGGGCGTGGCTGTTCGGCCGCGACCCGCAGTCGGTGAGCGGGCGGCGGTTCGAGGCACAGTCGGAACTCTGGGAGTCGGCGTGAAGCTCTCGGAGTTCCGGTTCGAACGCCCCGAGGTGTTGCAGGCGGCCGAACCGCCGGAGGAACGCGGGCTGGACCGCGACGACGTCCGGTTGCTCGTGAGTCGCCGCGGAGCGCACCGCCACACGCGCTTTTCGAATCTCGCGGAGTATCTCGACCCCGGCGACGTGCTCGTGGTCAACCAGAGCGCGACGCTCCCGGCGAGTCTCCCGGCGACGTGGACCGACGGCGAATTTCTCCTGAACTGCTGTACGGAGTACGGCGACGGCGTGTGGCTGGTCGAACCGCGGTGGGGACCGGGCGACCCCGGCCCCCTTCCGCTCTCGACCGGCGATGAGTTCGTCGCTGGGGGCGAAACCGGGCACGTAATCGGCGAGTTTCCCGGTATCGACCGCCTTCTGTTCGTCCGGTTCGAAGGCGACGCCGGAGTGGCGATGGCGCGCGCGGGCGAGCCGATTCGATACGGTTACCTGGAGGGCGAGTATCCGCTCTCGGCGTACCAGACGACGTTCGCGACGACGCCCGGCAGCGCGGAGATGCCCTCGGCGGCCCGCCCGTTCACCGAGCGGGTCGTCGAGATGCTGCGCCGCCGCGGCGTCGGTATCGCCACGCTCACGCTCCACACCGGCGTGTCGAGTCTCGAAGTCGAGTGCGACCAACTGGAGTGCGGTTGTCGCGACGTCTGGAACCCGCTGTATCCCGAACCGTTCGTCGTTCCCGCAGCGACGGCGCGGGCGGTGACCGCCGCGCGCGAGCGAGGCAGTCGCGTCGTCGCCGTCGGCACGACCGTCGTGAGAGCGCTCGAAACGGCGTGGGACGGCACGCGCGTCGCACCGACGGAGGGGTTCACCCGGACGTTCGTCACACCCGAGCGCGGCGTCGCCACCGTCGATGCGCTACTCACCGGACTTCACGACCCGGAGACGACGCATCTCGCGATGCTGTACGCGGTCGCGGGCAGAGAGCGCGTGCTCGACGCCTACGAGTCGGCCGTCGACGAACGGTATCTCTGGCACGAGTTCGGCGACTCGCACCTGCTGTTCGCCGAGTGAACGCGAAGAAAACGAGATCGGGCGACGTCGTCAGTTGTCTTCGAGCGCGTCGGCGATGCGCTGGAGCTGTCGGGTCTGGTCGCGGACCTCGTCGCGGAGCTGTCGGACCTCTCGGACGAGTGCCTCGTTGTCGCTTTTCTCCTCGCCGCGACTGCCCGGGCCGCCGCCCATGCCGCCGGGGCCGCCCGGACCGCCGCCCATCATGCCGCTCATCATCTGCGCGAACGGGTTACCGCCGCCACCGCCCATGCCGCCAGGGCCGCCGCCGCCCATACCGCCAGGTCCGCCACCGCCCATCATCTCGGCCATCGGGTCCTCACCCTCTTCTCCGCGCTCCTCTCGCTCCTTCGCGCGCCGCTCTCGAATCTCCTCGACGCGCTCGCGGAACGATTTCTCCTCCTCCTCGCCGTCGCCGGAGTCGGCGTCGACGTTCTCCTCGGCTTCGACGTTCACGTCCTCGGACTCCGTCGGCTCGTCGGATTCGTCTTCTGGCATGGGTCGCCGTTCGTGCGCCACGCCGAAAAGCGTTGGCACTCGGACGACGGAGTGGTGGCGTCTGGCGATTTCGTGCTGTCGCGTCAGGACTACTCGACGGAAAACGTGGCGACGCACTCGACTCTCGTTCGAGGCGCCGCGTCGGCGTCGACTTCCGTCGCAGTGCCGTTCGACGGTCCGCCACGGTCGAACGGTGACGG from Haloprofundus halobius includes:
- a CDS encoding SDR family NAD(P)-dependent oxidoreductase — protein: MSRVALVTGASRGLGSVLASFLAADGYDLVLTARDPDPLNVVATSLADLDVDVTPLPGDVVDADHRRSLREAAEDLGGLSLLVNNASALGPSPLPPLAELSTAEFERVLSVNTVAPLALIRETLPLLRESGGLVVNVSSDAAVGGYPRWGGYGASKAALDLLTKTLAAEEPDVGFVSVDPGDMRTAMHRRAFPDEDISDRPLPEVTLPFWAWLFGRDPQSVSGRRFEAQSELWESA
- a CDS encoding DUF7344 domain-containing protein: MNQGKDALLSALANHRCRSVITYFRNASEDHVTVGDVAAALARRDHTDETQIATRLHHVALPKLDTVGLVDYDARTKTVRYHGDSQLEHVEESLSEFDSGMSPRSE
- a CDS encoding glycosyltransferase encodes the protein MHSVVAFTDTYLPTVNGVTYTVESWRDRWRARGGRMDVVYPNAGGYEPRDGEYPIRSLPFPFYEGFRFGLPRIPRAVRNVDIVHAHTPFALGLGGLRLARREEVPFVASYHTPSSEYASYLTSRDRLEDGIERLSESYERWFLGQTAAVVVPSEATKRDLRSRVGDDVAFRVIPNGVDIDRFRPVDATAFRERHDLTDADTLVGYTGRHGYEKCLGDIVDAVAGLDATVVFGGDGPARDHIEARARTRGVDARFLGFLDRDELPAFYSSLDAFLFPSPVETQGLVALEANACGTPVVGVDCGALSDTIEEGVTGYHYDLGDIEGFRTAIGRTLDEVETLERRCTDRREAMSVEHAVDRLAEVYDAVTGTG
- a CDS encoding glycosyltransferase family 4 protein, giving the protein MRVLNYLELASQLHRSGIGTSTDHQRAALEETDVEVVTSPWRGGSPTRIPLSALRGRNPVVEFDVAHCNLIGPGSLAVARHAKHYGKPLVLHSHVTSEDFAESFRGSTLAAKPLRRYLRWFYSQADLVLCPSEYTKGLLESYPVDAPIRPISNGVDVESLDGFETFREEYRERFGLDGLVVFTVGNVFERKGLTTFCELAEETEYEFAWFGPYDEGPQASKAVRYWTENPPENVTFTGWVDDKRGAFGAGDIYLFPTKNENQGIAVLEAMACGKAVVLRDIPVFEEFYTHGHDCLKCSTRAEFRRALDLLARDPDLRARLGENARETAAEHSLKRVGEELVDAYEDVLARRV
- a CDS encoding S-adenosylmethionine:tRNA ribosyltransferase-isomerase; protein product: MKLSEFRFERPEVLQAAEPPEERGLDRDDVRLLVSRRGAHRHTRFSNLAEYLDPGDVLVVNQSATLPASLPATWTDGEFLLNCCTEYGDGVWLVEPRWGPGDPGPLPLSTGDEFVAGGETGHVIGEFPGIDRLLFVRFEGDAGVAMARAGEPIRYGYLEGEYPLSAYQTTFATTPGSAEMPSAARPFTERVVEMLRRRGVGIATLTLHTGVSSLEVECDQLECGCRDVWNPLYPEPFVVPAATARAVTAARERGSRVVAVGTTVVRALETAWDGTRVAPTEGFTRTFVTPERGVATVDALLTGLHDPETTHLAMLYAVAGRERVLDAYESAVDERYLWHEFGDSHLLFAE
- a CDS encoding HalOD1 output domain-containing protein encodes the protein MKQDRPEQTTTVRESYTPHQDRSLTEAVLDAIEECKGEDLLRTDFVLYEDINPDALESLFRHDAQPRTTVTFDTDGVKVELWGDDGVKIRVTDRSDE